Below is a window of Haloglycomyces albus DSM 45210 DNA.
CCGCGATCCAGGTCAGATAGTCGTACGAACCGTCGTCCACGATCCGAGGTATGGCGTGATCGATAGCCAACATGACGAAAAAGGGAGCCGCGAGATTGGCGACCGCACCGGTCAGCAGGATGGCGGTCAGTATGACCAGACCGCGGAGGTGCGGTCGCAGCATCCAGCCGAGGAGATGGAAACCGCGTCGCCGGATTCGTCGCAGAGAGCGGTCGTCGGTGGACTCCGCCTGGGTCCGTTCGGAGTCGTCGGTTTCGGCCCGCCCTTTCCAAGCATCGGTATCGGTGGTCAACGTGCCTCCTCGGTGGCCGAAAGGACATCGGCGTACTCGGAATTGTTACGAAGAAGTTCGGAGTGCGTGCCGACCGCGGTGATGCGGCCGTCGTGCAAGAGAGCCACTCGGTCGGCCAGGGACACCGTCGAGGGGCGATGCACGACGATCAATGCCGTAGTGGAACCGAGGACACTGTGCAACGCCCGTTCCACCAGCTCTTCGGTATGAACGTCCAGCGCCGAGAGCGGATCGTCCAGCACCAGCACCGTGGGCCGTACGATGACGGCACGTGCCAATGCCAAGCGTTGTCGTTGTCCGCCTGAGAGAGTCAGCCCCTGTTCGCCGACTCGGGTATCCAGACCGTGTGGAAGGTCCCGCACGAAGTCCGCCTGGGCCACTCGTAGTGCCTGTTCGATATCGGCCTGGGACGCGTCGGGGCGCCCCAGAGTCAGGTTTTCCCGCACGCTCATGGAAAACAGCGTCGGCTCTTCGAACGCGGTGGTGACCACCGAACGCAGGCGCGACAAGCTGAAACGGCGGACGTCGACTCCATCCAAAGTCACCTGTCCACGGGTGGGATCGGCCAAACGTGACGGCAGCTGCGCCAAGGTGCTCTTCCCACTTCCGGTTTTGCCGGCCAACGCCAGGGTTTCACCGGGCTGGAGAGTCAGGTTGACCTCGGTGAGGACCTCCTGTGCCTTCGAAGCCCCCTCGGCCTCGCCGTAGGTGAATCCGACTCCTCGGAAGGACAGTTCTCCGCGTGGCTCGGTCACCGTGACCGGGTGGACGGGGTCGGTAATGGCCGGGGGAGTGTCCAGGATGTCGTAAATCCGGTCCGAAGCGGTGGCCGCTTCATTGAGGTGCGACAGAACCCAGCCGAGTGCCTCCATAGGCCATAGAAGCATCATCTGCAGCAGCATGAATGCGGTCAGTTCTCCCACCGACAGCTGCCCGTCGGTCACCAACAGGATCCCGATCACCAGAAGAATGCCCAGCATTCCGGTGCCAATGCCGTCAAAAATCGACCATGTCCGAGAGGCGATCCGTTCTTTTGTCAAGGCGATGTCACGAGCCGTCGTTGCCTCGCCGTCGAAGCGTTGCGCCATGAGTGGACCACGTCCCATCGCCTTAACGGCACGGATTCCGAACGCCGACTCTTCGGCCTTGGAAGCGATGTCCCCAAGCTTATTCTGCAGCTTTCTGCTTTGTGGAATGTAGTCTCGGAAGAAGGCGCGACCCACCAAATACAGTGGCACTACCGAAGTCATGCTCAATAGCGCCAAACGCCAGTCGATCCAGAGCAATTGCAGAAACACCAGCAATGTGATGAAGATGCCGTGAATCAGGAATGTCATCCCGCCCGAAAAGAACCGGCGAATCATTCCCAGATCGGAGGTGGCTCGCGCCAGTAGTTGTCCACTCTGGAATCTGTCGTGGAAGCCGGTATGCAATCCCTGCAACTTTTCATAGATACCTTGGCGCATGTCGGCTTCCACCGCGTACGACGTGGCGATCTGAAAGTGGCGACGCACCCATATGGTGGCGGCTTCCAGCAGGCCCACGGCAAACAACGCCGCGGCCCATTTCCACAGGCCCACGATGTCGCCGTCGGCGATCGGCCCGTCGATCGCGAACCCGATGAGTCGCGGCAGCGTGGTCGCGAGTATGACGGTGACGATCGTCAACAGCCACAAGGTATAGAAGCGATACCGATAGGGGCGGCAATAGCTCTTGATACGCCACAGATTCGCCAGAGGGCCATGGTGAATCCAGGAGGACTTGACATCGGTCGTCGACTCCTGCCGAGGAATCGACGTTTCACTGGGAGGAGAGGTCGAAGAAGTCACCGACCTACGGTAGAGCCGTGCCTCACTTCGTGCAACCGCATTTCTCTCCTGAGAGTTCCCCTTAGTACTCCACCAGTGCCTTTCGCAGGTCCTCACCGCGGTCGAAACCAATGACATCGGCATAGGTCGCGAGGGAGACGAATCGTTCCCGAATAAGTGCGAAGGTCTGGGGAATGACGTCGGGGAAGCATTCCAGGCCACGTTCCACCTCCGGTGCGCCGTACTTTTCGTTGCGGAAGCTCTGCCATCTCCGTAGGCCGATATTGCTCAAACAGTAATCGCGGGAAATATCCTCTTCGGACACACCCACGAGGGCCAGAGCCAGAGCGATCACTATGCCGGTGCGGTCCTTTCCGGCCATGCAATGGATCAGTGTCGTCTCACCGCGAGCGATGATCTCCAGAGCCTGGCGAATGGAGTGGTGACCCGACTCCAGCATCGAGGCGTAGCGTTGGGCGATAAAGCGCTCGCGTTGCCCGTGCACGAGGGGGTCGGCTGCGGTGTCTTCGAAGTACTGCCACCAGATGTGATCGAGGCCGAGCTGGTGAACCGTCTGATCGTCAGTGGCGGGGAAGATACCGAATTTGTCCCGTTCGATCGGACCGCGCAGATCGACGATATGGCGTAGCTTGGTGTCATTGCGGATGACGGCGAGGTCGTCGTCGGTGGCGTGCATCCAATTGTCGGACCGCAGCAGTACACCTTTTCGCAAACGCCCGCCGTCGTCGGTTTCCACTCCACCGACATCGCGGAAGTTGAATACCTTAGACGTCGGATAGAACTGTTCGGGGAGGGACGAGGACGGCATGGACATCACCTTTCACCGGCACAAGATTGACACCTGGAGATTTGAGCTTATGCTCTCGGAATAGTCGGGTCAACCGCAATATTCGTCCACGCCCATGCCGCACCTCGAAATCGCGAGGAATCCGGACGGCGGGATTCGCCGTTTTCTCTCGTCACGTCCTCAAACGCAGTCATGGGGTCGAGGGACCTTCTGTGGTCCTCGACCCCATGCGAAGCATGACCGGTCTGCCCGGTTACTTGGCCGCTTGCGCCAACTCGAGGAACTGGCGCTTTGAGGCTACGTCCTCCTCGGCTTTCTTGATGCGCTTGGCGTCGCCGTCGGCTTTGGCACGTTCCAGCTTCTCCTCGGCCTCTTCCACCTGTTGCTGCATCTGAATCAACAGTGGGTTTTCCTCAACGGGAACCTTGCGCCACGCCGAATCCATGGCCTCGCGGAGTTTGTCGTCGACCTTGCGGAGGCGCCGCTGGATTTTGGCGTGAGCCTTGCGCGGGACGGGGCCGATCTCGTTCCACGTGCCCTGGATTTCGCGGAACTTCTGCTGGGCCGCTTTGGGGTCTGCGTCGATGTCGAGAGCCTCGGCCTGTTCCAGAAGGATTTCCTTTTCCTTCAGGTTCTTCTCGTATTCGGCGTCACGGGCGCTGAACACCTCCGACCGGGCGTCGAAGAATTTATCGTTCGCGGCGCGGAAACGCTTCCAGGCCTTCTGCTCGGCTTCGGGAGCCAGGCGACCGACCTGCTTCCATTCGCTCATCAGACCCTTGAGCTTTTCCGCCGTCGGACCCCAGTCGGTGGAGTCGGCGAGCTCCTCGGCGCGTTTGATGAGTTCTTCCTTTTGCGCGGCATAGACCTTGCGTTCGGAATCGAGCTGAGAGAAGTAGGCTCCACGACGACGCGCGAACGCGTCGCGCGCGGCGGAGAACTTGCGCCACAGTTTCTGATCGGTCTTGCGGTCCACTCCGTGGATGGATTTCCACTCGGTCACCATGGCGTTGAAACGTTCGCCGGTGGCCTTCCAGTGTCCTTCCCGGCGTGAGAGCTCTTCCGCCTCGGTAACGAGGGCCTCTTTGGCGGCAGTGGCGGCGGCCTTCTCGGCTTCCTTGGCCTCTTTGAACTCGGCCACGCGACTGTCGGCGTGTTTGGCGAGTTCTTCGATGCGTTTGCCGAGGCTGTCCACGTCTCCGATGACGGCGGCCGCGTCGAGGCCGTCGCCGATCTTGCGAAGCTGCTGGGCGGCTTGCTCGACATCGGCGGATTCGGAATTCAGACGAGCCGCGATCAGGTCCACCTCGGTGACCAGATCGTCGTATTTGCGTGCGAAGTGGGCAAGTCCTTCCTCAGCCGAACCTGCCTGCCAGGAGCCGATCGCACGCTCTCCGGCAGAGGTTTTCAGGTAGACAGTTCCATCGGCATCGACCCGGCCGAAGCGGGTGAGGTCTCCAACGTCACTCATCGCGCTAATCTCAAATCCTTCACACGTGTTACAAGGGAGTTCAGACCGTACTTTACGGTGGGTAATACATAACCGCCGACCGGGGTCCAACGCACCCGGTCAGAAAACCGACAAGTCTCGTCGAACGGGACAACCATCGCGGACCGTCTACTCTTCAGACCGAAAGGGTAATGAGTTGAATCGATACGGCAGTGTTAATCCTAGCCTACCGGTGCCGATTGTCGTTCTTGTAGGGCCCACCGCCGCGGGTAAGACGGGGCTATCCGTACAATTGGCCGAATCCCTGGGCGGGGAAGTGGTGAACGCTGATTCGATGCAGCTCTACCAGGGAATGGACATTGGGACGGCCAAGGTCACCGCATCGGAAAAACGCGGTGTGCCGCACCATGTTTTCGACATCTGGGAGGTTTCGGAAACCGCGGACGTGGCGCGCTATCAAGCCGCCGCCCGTCGGGCCGTTGACGACATTCGGGCGCGCGGTAAGCGTCCCATAGTCGTCGGCGGATCGGGACTGTACGTACAGGCGGTCACCGACGAGATGAATTTCCCGGGTACCGACCCTGCGATCCGTCGCCGCCTGGAGTCGGAGTTGGCCCATGAGGGTCCGGGGGTGATGTGGCGTCGGCTCCAGGAAAAGGATAAGGCGGCGGCTGAGGCCATCCTTCCCAGTAACGGACGTCGTATCGTACGCGCGCTCGAAGTAATAGAGATCACGGGTCGTTTTCAGGCGCGACTCCCCGAGCCGGTGGCGCATTACGACGCCATACGCATCGGCATCGACATGGACACGCCTGCACTCGACGAACGCGTCGAACGTCGCGTAGAACGCATGTGGCAGCGCGGCCTGATCGACGAAACCCGAACTCTGGAGGCAGCCGGACTCCGCGACGGCCGAACCGCCTCCCGCGCACTCGGGTATCAACAGGTGTTGCGTTACCTGGCGGGGGAGTGGAGCGAAACCGAGGCCTTCGAACGTACCGTCTCAGGAACCCGCCGATTCGTACGACGACAGCGTTCCTGGTTTAAACGCGACCGGCGTCTGCACTGGTTGGACGCCGCCGATCCCGACCTTTTGGCCAGGGCCGAAGCCGAAATCGAACGCGCCTCGTGAGACCGGAGACGCGAAAAGGACCGGCCGACCTCATCGGTCGACCGGTCCCGTAAACCGTGCCGTGCTATGCGCGCGGCTTCGGCGATTTGGTCTTTCCCGGATCCGTAATGCTGACGGGCTCGAGAATCTCGTTGATCGTGTCGTATACGTCGTCGGTGAGCGTGACGTCCACGGCCTTCACATTGTCGCGAACCTGCTCGGGACGAGTCGCACCGATGATGGCGGCCGAAACCGCCGGGTTGTGCAGAACCCAGGCCAACGACAGCTGCGCCATGGAGATGTCGAGATCCTTGGCAATCGGCTCCAGCTTCTGAACGGCTTCCAGCAGTCCCGGAGTCTCCAGGAACGACTTGACGAACCCACCGGTCTTTTCATGACCGCCACGAGAGTCGGCCGGAGGCTCCTGACCCGGCTTGTACTTACCGGTCAGCACTCCCTGAGCCAGCGGCGACCATACGATCTGACCAATGCCGAGCTCCTGAGAAGCGGGAACCACTTCCTCCTCGATGACGCGCCACAGAGCCGAGTACTGCGGCTGGCTGGACACCAACTGAATATTCAGGTCCTCGGCCAAGGCGTGGGCGCGCCGGATCTGGTCGGCGGTCCACTCGCTCACCCCGATGTAGTGCGCCTTACCCGCGTGCACGATGTCGGCGAAAGCCTGCATGGTCTCTTCCAGCGGAGTTTCGTGGTCGAAACGGTGAGCCTGGTACAGGTCCACGTAATCCATCTGCAGGCGACGCAGCGAATCATCGATCGACGCCATGACGTGTTTGCGGGACAGGCCACGGTCGTTCTTACCTTCGCCCATCGGCCAGTAGACCTTGGTGAAGACCTCGAGGCCGTCACGACGCTGCCCCTTCAAGGCACGCCCCAGCACTTCCTCCGCCGCACCGCGCGCGTATATGTCCGCGGTGTCGAAGGTCGTGATCCCTTCATCGAGGGCGGCGTTCACACAGGCGATCGCGGCGTCCTCTTCGACCTGAGAACCGTGCGTGAGCCAGTTACCGTATGCGAGTTCTGTTATTACGAGGCCGGATCGGCCTAGGTGACGATACTCCATGAACCCCACCTTACCGAGCGGCTAGCGCTCGCGAAAGCGTTATGGCGGGTGCTGTTAATTTCGCACGATCGGGAATAAATTCAGATCGGTCCGTCGTCAATCACAATGAGCGAATCCAATAGCCGCATCGCTTCATCCTGAGTGGACAACATGGTGGCGATATCCTGACCCTCCAGTGAAAGCGCCGCCCAGGAAAAGGAATCCACCGTGGCGATGTAACCCATGGCATGGGCGATCACATGCTGATAGTGAAACGGCACGAGCACTCTGCCGGTACGTCCGACGACCCCCAAGCGGCCGTCCTTGGCCGCCACCGCGGCACCCGCGACGAAACCGGTGATCACATCCCCACCGACCGTCGGGGTGTGCAGAGCGTCGTACATCAAGGGAACCACCACGTTGCCGGCCCGGTCGATCGCGCCCCACGCCTCCGTTTTCACCGCCGCGATACCGCCCCGAAACGGCCCTACGGCGGTAAACTGCGCCGCCAGCTTGACGGCCGTGCCGTCAGCGGTCAGAAAGCCCCACAGGCCGCTCTGCGGATCCTGAAAAGCCTCCGGAGCCGGAAAACCCGCGCGCTCCGGCCAGCTGCGCGGCAGCGGACCGAAACCGTCGGTGGGAAGCGCCTTCTCGATCACCTCAATACCGGTCTCGGCGATGTGCAGGATGAAATCGTGCGGATTGTCGTCCACCGCCTGCTCGAACAACACCAGCGCCTCGGTCATGCGTTTCTGCTGTGCCGAACAGACACCCGCATAAGCCCGCACGCCCCCCACCAAGGTCAGCGGTATCTCGCCGCGCTCGGCGAGTGCGAAAAGCCTTTCCGCCTCGCTGAATCTCCCCTTGACTCGCAGCACCTGCGCCAGACGAGCGCGTGCCGGGGAAAGCAGAAAGTCCGTCCCCACCGTCTCGGCCGACGTCAGCGAGGTAATGGCATCGGTTTCGGCCGCATCCAGATTCTCCAGCATCCTCTCGGCCACTGAACGCACCCCGTACAGCCGTGACTGCTCGGCCTCCTCGACGAAACGATCCAGCCGTGCGGTCGCTTCGTCGCGAATCTTCTGAACGGTCGAGAGATCGTGGACAGCATGAACGAAGGTATCGGGATCGAGCGGCCCGGTCTGCTGAGCCAAGCCCGCACGCAAGTCGGAGGCGACATCGGCCACGGCTGCTACTTTCGCTCTTTAGATAGGAATCTCCCACGTACAACACAGAGAGTCGACCGTTCACGACCGGCCACGGCGAGGATAATCGTTCCCATGCGCCGAGGCGGCCCACCACCAAGGGCATCGTGTCCAGCGGAGGTGCCCAGCCCAACCCCTTGTGAGCAATACTACGAGATGCGGCGCGGCCGTGTCCATGCGTACCACCGCTAAACGCGTGCGATGAATGCCGCGAACCACTGGAAACGGCGGTCTCGATCCGACTGCACCGCAACGGATCGGGGATCAGTCCTGAACGAACTTACCCAAATCGTCTTCTTTGGCCTTGTAGGTCATGCGAACCCGAGGTTGCCGCATCGAACGGAACATGATGGACCGCGAAATGACATACCAGTACAACGACCGCTTGCGCTCCTGGGTGTTCGGGAACCGCTTGGTGACCAGTCGCCACGTCTTCTTAGCCAGAACAGTCGAATCGATGACGACGGAGATGAGCAAAACCAGCCAGACCGCATTGACCGCCAGGGATCCAGCAGCGCCGAACTCGACTTGGAACACGGGCGACAGCACCAGCAAGATAATCGCGACGAAAAACAGATACTGGGCGACGTTACGGCGCGAATCGACGATGTCTCGCGCCAACAGACGTTCCTTACCTCGGTCACGTGGCAAATGATACTGGTCGTAGAGCGGATCACCGCGCCACTGTCCCTCGGCCACCTTCTGGCGCTCTTCCCGACGTTTGGCCCGCAGCGCCTTCTTTTCCTCCTTGGACACCGGCTTCGAAGCCTTGCGCTGCTCCCGCATCTCCCGCAAGTTCTTGGGCGGATTGGCAGGCGGACGCGGTTTATGGTTCTTGGGGCGTTTCGGGGTGGCCTTCCCCTTTTTCTCGGTCGCGCGTCTCTTCGCCGAGTCTCCGTTCGCGTCCGCACTGTCACGGTCGCGGTGGGTGGCACTATCGGGCTTTTTTGCCACTGGACCATTGCCCTTTCTGCGTAAATACGGGTAATTTCCGGGTATTCGTCCCGGTACTGCTGATGTCGCGCTCGCCGCCGGAGTCGGCCATGCCGAGGTTCGGCCGGAGCAGAGGTCTCCAGCATAGCCAAGAGTCGGCGGCGAGCGAAATTCGAGTCGGCGGGAGCGGAGGCTCACGTGGTTCGCGGCGATTTGAACGGAACCGCCGCGACAAACCCTATTCCTCTTCTGTTCCGGGACGCACGATGTGGGCGCCCAGCCCGCGAAGCTTCGTTTCGAAGTCCTCGTAGCCACGGGTGATGAACTTGTCCACGCCGTAGATGCGCGAGGTTCCCTCGGCGGCCAGCGCGGCGATGAGATGGCTGAATCCGGCCCGGAGATCGGGAATCTGTATGTCGGTGCCGTGGAGTTTCGTAGGACCGGCGATGACGGCGGAGTGCAGGAAGTTGCGGCGTCCCCAGCGGCAGTGTGATCCCCCGAGACACTGCGAGTACAGCTCGATGTTGGCGCCCATCTGACTGAGTTCGCTGGTGTAGCCGAAGCGACTCTCATAGACCGTTTCGTGCATGATCGAGAGGCCGTTGGCCTGGGTCAGGGCTACCACGATGGGCTGCTGCCAGTCGGTCATGAGGCCGGGGTGCACGTTCGTTTCCAGGGCGACGGGGCTGAGGTCACCTCCGGGGTGCCAGAAGCGGATTCCACCTTCGATGGGATCGTCGTCGACCTCGTAGGCACCACCGATGGAGCGAAAGACGTTGAGGAAGGTCATCATGTCGGCCTGGCGGGCACCTTTGACGAATACGTTTCCGCCGGTGGCGAGGGCCGCTGAGGCCCACGAGGCGGCTTCGATGCGGTCGGGAACGGCGCGGTGCGAATAGCCGTGCAGTTCGTCCACTCCGACGATCTCGATGACTCGGTTGGTG
It encodes the following:
- a CDS encoding ABC transporter ATP-binding protein, which translates into the protein MPRQESTTDVKSSWIHHGPLANLWRIKSYCRPYRYRFYTLWLLTIVTVILATTLPRLIGFAIDGPIADGDIVGLWKWAAALFAVGLLEAATIWVRRHFQIATSYAVEADMRQGIYEKLQGLHTGFHDRFQSGQLLARATSDLGMIRRFFSGGMTFLIHGIFITLLVFLQLLWIDWRLALLSMTSVVPLYLVGRAFFRDYIPQSRKLQNKLGDIASKAEESAFGIRAVKAMGRGPLMAQRFDGEATTARDIALTKERIASRTWSIFDGIGTGMLGILLVIGILLVTDGQLSVGELTAFMLLQMMLLWPMEALGWVLSHLNEAATASDRIYDILDTPPAITDPVHPVTVTEPRGELSFRGVGFTYGEAEGASKAQEVLTEVNLTLQPGETLALAGKTGSGKSTLAQLPSRLADPTRGQVTLDGVDVRRFSLSRLRSVVTTAFEEPTLFSMSVRENLTLGRPDASQADIEQALRVAQADFVRDLPHGLDTRVGEQGLTLSGGQRQRLALARAVIVRPTVLVLDDPLSALDVHTEELVERALHSVLGSTTALIVVHRPSTVSLADRVALLHDGRITAVGTHSELLRNNSEYADVLSATEEAR
- a CDS encoding tyrosine-protein phosphatase, with the translated sequence MPSSSLPEQFYPTSKVFNFRDVGGVETDDGGRLRKGVLLRSDNWMHATDDDLAVIRNDTKLRHIVDLRGPIERDKFGIFPATDDQTVHQLGLDHIWWQYFEDTAADPLVHGQRERFIAQRYASMLESGHHSIRQALEIIARGETTLIHCMAGKDRTGIVIALALALVGVSEEDISRDYCLSNIGLRRWQSFRNEKYGAPEVERGLECFPDVIPQTFALIRERFVSLATYADVIGFDRGEDLRKALVEY
- a CDS encoding DUF349 domain-containing protein, which codes for MSDVGDLTRFGRVDADGTVYLKTSAGERAIGSWQAGSAEEGLAHFARKYDDLVTEVDLIAARLNSESADVEQAAQQLRKIGDGLDAAAVIGDVDSLGKRIEELAKHADSRVAEFKEAKEAEKAAATAAKEALVTEAEELSRREGHWKATGERFNAMVTEWKSIHGVDRKTDQKLWRKFSAARDAFARRRGAYFSQLDSERKVYAAQKEELIKRAEELADSTDWGPTAEKLKGLMSEWKQVGRLAPEAEQKAWKRFRAANDKFFDARSEVFSARDAEYEKNLKEKEILLEQAEALDIDADPKAAQQKFREIQGTWNEIGPVPRKAHAKIQRRLRKVDDKLREAMDSAWRKVPVEENPLLIQMQQQVEEAEEKLERAKADGDAKRIKKAEEDVASKRQFLELAQAAK
- the miaA gene encoding tRNA (adenosine(37)-N6)-dimethylallyltransferase MiaA, encoding MPIVVLVGPTAAGKTGLSVQLAESLGGEVVNADSMQLYQGMDIGTAKVTASEKRGVPHHVFDIWEVSETADVARYQAAARRAVDDIRARGKRPIVVGGSGLYVQAVTDEMNFPGTDPAIRRRLESELAHEGPGVMWRRLQEKDKAAAEAILPSNGRRIVRALEVIEITGRFQARLPEPVAHYDAIRIGIDMDTPALDERVERRVERMWQRGLIDETRTLEAAGLRDGRTASRALGYQQVLRYLAGEWSETEAFERTVSGTRRFVRRQRSWFKRDRRLHWLDAADPDLLARAEAEIERAS
- a CDS encoding aldo/keto reductase family protein codes for the protein MEYRHLGRSGLVITELAYGNWLTHGSQVEEDAAIACVNAALDEGITTFDTADIYARGAAEEVLGRALKGQRRDGLEVFTKVYWPMGEGKNDRGLSRKHVMASIDDSLRRLQMDYVDLYQAHRFDHETPLEETMQAFADIVHAGKAHYIGVSEWTADQIRRAHALAEDLNIQLVSSQPQYSALWRVIEEEVVPASQELGIGQIVWSPLAQGVLTGKYKPGQEPPADSRGGHEKTGGFVKSFLETPGLLEAVQKLEPIAKDLDISMAQLSLAWVLHNPAVSAAIIGATRPEQVRDNVKAVDVTLTDDVYDTINEILEPVSITDPGKTKSPKPRA
- a CDS encoding WG repeat-containing protein; protein product: MADVASDLRAGLAQQTGPLDPDTFVHAVHDLSTVQKIRDEATARLDRFVEEAEQSRLYGVRSVAERMLENLDAAETDAITSLTSAETVGTDFLLSPARARLAQVLRVKGRFSEAERLFALAERGEIPLTLVGGVRAYAGVCSAQQKRMTEALVLFEQAVDDNPHDFILHIAETGIEVIEKALPTDGFGPLPRSWPERAGFPAPEAFQDPQSGLWGFLTADGTAVKLAAQFTAVGPFRGGIAAVKTEAWGAIDRAGNVVVPLMYDALHTPTVGGDVITGFVAGAAVAAKDGRLGVVGRTGRVLVPFHYQHVIAHAMGYIATVDSFSWAALSLEGQDIATMLSTQDEAMRLLDSLIVIDDGPI
- a CDS encoding DUF3043 domain-containing protein, with protein sequence MAKKPDSATHRDRDSADANGDSAKRRATEKKGKATPKRPKNHKPRPPANPPKNLREMREQRKASKPVSKEEKKALRAKRREERQKVAEGQWRGDPLYDQYHLPRDRGKERLLARDIVDSRRNVAQYLFFVAIILLVLSPVFQVEFGAAGSLAVNAVWLVLLISVVIDSTVLAKKTWRLVTKRFPNTQERKRSLYWYVISRSIMFRSMRQPRVRMTYKAKEDDLGKFVQD
- the murA gene encoding UDP-N-acetylglucosamine 1-carboxyvinyltransferase; amino-acid sequence: MSNKGADLDDVLVVHGGTPLEGEVQVRGAKNLVSKAMVAALLGTSSSTLKSVPRISDVDIVTGLLRVHGVEVELNGDTLYMDPSHVESAGTEEINVHAGSSRIPILFCGPLLHRLGKAFIPDLGGCNIGGRPIDYHIEALRKFGAVVDKTDKGMHLSAPQRLKGIQYELDYPSVGATEQILLTAVLAEGTTELRNAAIEPEIIDLICVLQQMGAIIQVHTNRVIEIVGVDELHGYSHRAVPDRIEAASWASAALATGGNVFVKGARQADMMTFLNVFRSIGGAYEVDDDPIEGGIRFWHPGGDLSPVALETNVHPGLMTDWQQPIVVALTQANGLSIMHETVYESRFGYTSELSQMGANIELYSQCLGGSHCRWGRRNFLHSAVIAGPTKLHGTDIQIPDLRAGFSHLIAALAAEGTSRIYGVDKFITRGYEDFETKLRGLGAHIVRPGTEEE